One window of Candidatus Methanomethylicota archaeon genomic DNA carries:
- a CDS encoding CoA-binding protein: MSYKTLEPFFKPKSIAVIGASRSPEKVGYQLVKSLIDVGYEGKIYPVNPKADEILGLKAYPNIKSIGETVDLALIAIPAQSVPEALREAGECKVKCVIVVSGGFKEVGGEGVKLEEEVKRIAREYGMRLMGPNCIGVYDPHNKIDTLFLPRGRALRPKSGEIAFISQSGAMGVALLDWMTMEDIGLSCFVSYGNKADVDEIDLLEYLLHDEKCKVIAMYLEEITHGRRFIEVASETSKVKPIVAIKAGRTMEGAKAVSSHTGALAGREEIVEAAFKKAGVIRAYDTHELFDYARALATGRVAFGDRIAIVTDGGGAGVMATDKLTDEKRGVGLKLAELKEETKNELKKHIPPFAIPHNPIDLTGSVTPEMYGDVIDIVARDENVDGIIVIVLIHPPAMNDKVVDEVEEAYKSTNKPILVASTGGEPTQRILKMFQERGIPSYPEVERAVKAMKCLVDRGRYLKKLGKGIH; encoded by the coding sequence ATGAGCTATAAAACTTTGGAGCCATTCTTCAAACCTAAAAGCATAGCTGTAATTGGAGCTTCAAGAAGCCCTGAGAAGGTGGGATATCAATTGGTGAAATCCCTAATAGATGTGGGTTATGAGGGGAAGATATATCCAGTAAACCCTAAAGCTGATGAAATATTGGGGTTAAAGGCATATCCAAACATTAAGAGTATAGGTGAAACTGTGGATCTAGCATTAATAGCCATACCAGCCCAAAGCGTCCCAGAAGCATTGAGGGAAGCTGGGGAATGCAAAGTTAAATGTGTTATAGTGGTTAGTGGAGGGTTTAAGGAGGTTGGTGGAGAAGGGGTTAAACTGGAAGAGGAGGTTAAGAGGATAGCAAGGGAATATGGGATGAGACTCATGGGGCCAAACTGCATAGGAGTATACGATCCACACAACAAAATAGACACACTATTCCTACCGAGGGGTAGGGCTTTAAGGCCTAAGAGTGGGGAGATTGCATTCATATCACAAAGTGGAGCCATGGGAGTTGCACTACTAGATTGGATGACAATGGAAGATATAGGGTTAAGTTGCTTCGTAAGCTATGGTAATAAGGCTGACGTTGATGAAATAGACCTATTGGAATACTTGTTGCATGATGAGAAATGTAAGGTTATAGCCATGTACTTGGAGGAGATAACCCATGGGAGGAGGTTCATTGAAGTTGCAAGTGAAACTTCGAAGGTTAAACCGATAGTGGCAATAAAAGCTGGAAGGACAATGGAGGGGGCTAAGGCAGTATCATCACATACAGGAGCCCTTGCAGGTAGAGAGGAGATTGTGGAGGCAGCATTCAAGAAGGCTGGAGTTATAAGGGCATATGATACCCATGAACTATTCGATTACGCTAGAGCATTGGCCACAGGTAGAGTGGCTTTTGGAGATAGAATAGCAATAGTAACTGATGGTGGAGGGGCAGGAGTTATGGCAACAGACAAACTCACAGATGAGAAGAGGGGGGTTGGATTGAAACTTGCAGAATTAAAGGAAGAAACGAAAAACGAATTGAAGAAGCATATACCACCCTTCGCAATACCACACAACCCAATAGACTTAACTGGAAGCGTAACACCTGAAATGTATGGGGATGTTATAGATATAGTTGCGAGAGATGAAAATGTGGATGGAATAATAGTTATAGTCTTAATACATCCACCAGCAATGAATGACAAAGTTGTGGATGAAGTGGAGGAGGCATATAAATCCACAAACAAACCAATACTCGTAGCATCCACAGGAGGGGAACCTACACAAAGGATTCTGAAAATGTTCCAAGAGAGAGGGATACCATCATACCCAGAAGTAGAGAGAGCTGTAAAAGCGATGAAATGCCTAGTGGATAGGGGGAGATACTTAAAGAAGCTTGGGAAGGGGATTCATTAA
- a CDS encoding NFACT family protein: MVIHCKKSLNALDLLAIVRELKPLHQAYINNVYQISDNIFQFKFGGFKCNVIFELGRRVNVSGFDFEKPKMPTNFCSFLRSRIVRAKILEVSQVGFDRIVSFKLSNGLSLFFEFMDGGNLLLLDSDGRIVGVYRERESAGRRLFNGEIYSPPKVRGFNPMDCMVDEAYNMLMGVEGSLVVALTRVLNLPGEVAEELCLRCGLDKNLKASSIDRSSFENIINVFRDMVSSIIDGSINPQIILDEGKIVSVVPLDFQIYSGFEAEYFKNFNEAVDEYFHRLMAIEFEDLKAKVRGEVEGRFKASIEKQRETLKNFEEEAAKLRRFGNLIMGNLNFIDEVLSLVRDSALKYGWSGVLDGIRILKPEIYERICGFNAKDKILMFRVDGEIVPLNVLESAASNASRLFNEAKVLEGKASRAREAIKSLEDKMALEVEEEVSRRVAKPIKVMAIVKRRWYENFHWFKSSDGLIVVGGRDASQNEALVRKWLRDDGIYVHADVHGGPSVIILSESSSIPESTIYEAAQFAVSFSNAWRGMMESASAFWVYGKQVSKSAPPGEYLSRGAFMIYGRKNYIHNIPLRVSIGLMPSDYGCILVSGPPSAISKWCFKSITLAPGIEPIEKLWVKFKKLLSSELDENLRGVVGSLSMDDFRRILPRGGFRLISQ; this comes from the coding sequence ATGGTTATCCATTGTAAGAAGTCTTTGAATGCCCTGGATTTATTGGCTATTGTTAGGGAGCTTAAACCACTCCACCAAGCATACATAAACAATGTTTACCAAATTTCAGATAACATATTCCAATTCAAGTTTGGTGGATTTAAATGTAATGTGATTTTTGAGTTGGGTAGGAGGGTTAATGTTAGTGGGTTTGATTTTGAGAAACCTAAGATGCCCACAAACTTCTGTAGTTTCCTTAGGTCTAGGATTGTTAGGGCTAAGATTTTAGAGGTTTCACAAGTCGGTTTTGATAGGATTGTAAGTTTTAAGTTGAGTAATGGTTTGAGTTTGTTTTTCGAGTTTATGGATGGTGGAAATCTCCTCCTCTTGGATTCTGATGGTAGGATTGTTGGTGTTTATCGTGAGAGGGAGTCTGCTGGTAGGAGGCTATTTAATGGTGAAATTTATAGTCCACCAAAGGTTAGGGGTTTCAATCCCATGGATTGCATGGTTGATGAAGCTTATAATATGCTTATGGGGGTTGAGGGGAGTTTGGTTGTAGCATTAACTAGGGTTTTAAATCTCCCTGGTGAAGTTGCTGAAGAGCTTTGTTTGAGGTGTGGTTTAGATAAGAATTTGAAGGCTTCAAGTATCGATCGATCTAGCTTCGAAAACATCATAAACGTGTTTAGGGATATGGTTTCATCTATAATTGATGGCTCAATAAATCCACAGATAATTCTTGATGAGGGTAAAATTGTATCTGTTGTACCATTGGATTTCCAAATATACTCAGGTTTTGAAGCTGAATACTTTAAGAATTTCAATGAAGCTGTCGATGAATATTTTCATAGGTTGATGGCAATTGAATTTGAGGATTTGAAAGCTAAAGTTAGGGGGGAGGTGGAAGGTAGATTTAAAGCTAGTATAGAAAAGCAGAGGGAGACTCTGAAGAATTTTGAGGAGGAGGCTGCTAAGCTTAGAAGGTTCGGTAACCTGATAATGGGTAATTTGAATTTCATAGATGAAGTTTTAAGTTTAGTTAGGGATTCAGCTTTAAAGTATGGTTGGAGTGGGGTTTTGGATGGAATTAGAATATTGAAGCCTGAAATTTATGAGCGTATATGTGGATTTAATGCTAAGGATAAAATTCTAATGTTTAGGGTTGATGGTGAAATTGTGCCATTGAATGTTTTGGAGTCAGCTGCATCCAATGCATCTAGATTGTTTAATGAAGCTAAGGTTTTGGAGGGTAAAGCTTCTAGAGCTAGGGAGGCAATTAAATCCCTTGAGGATAAGATGGCTTTGGAGGTTGAGGAGGAGGTTTCTAGGAGGGTTGCAAAGCCAATTAAAGTTATGGCGATTGTTAAGAGGAGGTGGTATGAAAATTTCCACTGGTTTAAATCTTCAGATGGATTGATAGTTGTTGGTGGTAGGGATGCATCTCAGAATGAAGCTTTGGTTAGGAAGTGGCTTAGGGATGATGGTATATATGTCCATGCTGATGTTCATGGAGGTCCATCAGTAATAATATTATCTGAATCCAGCAGCATCCCTGAATCCACAATTTATGAGGCAGCTCAATTCGCCGTATCCTTCTCCAATGCTTGGAGGGGGATGATGGAATCTGCATCTGCATTCTGGGTTTATGGTAAGCAAGTTTCCAAGTCAGCTCCACCTGGGGAGTATCTTTCCCGTGGTGCATTCATGATTTATGGTAGGAAGAATTATATTCATAACATTCCATTAAGGGTTTCCATTGGTCTAATGCCATCCGATTATGGTTGTATTCTGGTTTCAGGTCCACCATCAGCCATATCCAAGTGGTGTTTTAAGAGTATAACCCTTGCACCTGGAATTGAGCCTATAGAGAAATTGTGGGTTAAGTTTAAGAAGCTGCTCTCCTCTGAGCTTGATGAAAATTTGAGGGGGGTTGTGGGTAGCTTATCCATGGATGATTTTAGACGTATACTTCCAAGGGGAGGGTTTAGGCTTATTTCTCAGTAG
- a CDS encoding CBS domain-containing protein, with protein MVGALPRVEDLTVDMVMSRKPVTAYASSTIADVAKIMRDRDVGSVVILDDEGKPVGIVTERDLVVKVLASGLSADTRVSEVMSKPLITIKPSTRIVDAARIMVKRNVRRLIVVEGDSMVGIITEKDILRVAPEMIDILIEAMKVNVSEGYNYTGSSMSGYCDRCGEWSEELIEVDGEYLCPECREIKGG; from the coding sequence ATGGTTGGAGCATTGCCTAGGGTTGAGGATTTAACTGTTGATATGGTTATGTCTAGGAAGCCTGTAACTGCATATGCTTCCTCAACAATTGCTGATGTGGCTAAGATAATGAGGGATCGCGATGTGGGTAGCGTGGTTATATTGGATGATGAGGGGAAGCCTGTTGGAATAGTGACTGAGAGGGATCTTGTGGTTAAGGTTTTAGCTTCAGGGCTAAGCGCTGATACACGTGTATCTGAAGTTATGTCTAAACCTCTAATAACAATTAAGCCTTCAACTAGGATTGTTGATGCAGCTAGGATTATGGTTAAGAGGAATGTTAGGAGGTTGATTGTTGTTGAGGGGGATTCCATGGTTGGGATAATAACTGAGAAGGATATACTTAGAGTTGCTCCTGAAATGATCGATATACTTATTGAGGCTATGAAGGTTAATGTGTCTGAGGGATATAATTATACTGGAAGCTCCATGTCTGGGTATTGTGATCGATGTGGGGAGTGGTCTGAGGAACTTATTGAAGTTGATGGGGAGTATTTGTGTCCAGAGTGCCGTGAAATTAAGGGGGGTTAG